The following proteins are co-located in the Dyadobacter chenwenxiniae genome:
- a CDS encoding MFS transporter: MQRNSFIVVLILLIFFVISFLTNILGPIIPDIVKSFSLSIGLAGFLPFAFFVAYGVMSIPAGLMVEKYGEKPVLLLAFLLAFIGALLFAIIPSFAIALSSLFLIGIGMAMLQVVINPLLRVAGGEAKFAFFSVLAQLFFGGASFLSPMLYSYLVLNVHSGRSGFLIDILNNLVPENLKWVSLYWVFAVIALLMVVVIALVKFPKVDLLEDERMDVGHSFKELAANKSVWLFFLGIFAYVGTEQGIANWISQFLQTYHHVDPATDGAAVISYFWGLLTVGCFLGLVLLKIFDSRKVLIFFTSGAIVALGFALFGSKTVAMNAFPVTGFFASVMYSVIFSLALNSVPRHHGTFSGILCAGIAGGAVVPLIVGGLGELFGLQMAMLFLFVPLAYIFSIGIWARPLVNNDTITSIKEIF; the protein is encoded by the coding sequence ATGCAAAGGAATAGTTTTATTGTCGTTCTGATCCTGCTGATATTCTTTGTCATTTCTTTTTTGACCAATATCCTTGGGCCGATCATCCCGGATATTGTGAAGAGTTTCAGTCTGAGCATCGGGCTTGCAGGTTTTTTGCCTTTTGCGTTCTTTGTGGCTTATGGAGTCATGTCCATTCCCGCAGGGCTTATGGTTGAGAAATATGGAGAAAAGCCGGTGTTACTGCTGGCTTTTCTTCTTGCATTTATAGGAGCGCTGCTTTTTGCCATTATTCCCAGTTTTGCCATTGCGTTATCGTCCCTTTTCCTGATCGGGATTGGCATGGCAATGTTGCAAGTTGTTATTAATCCATTGCTCCGGGTTGCGGGAGGTGAGGCGAAATTTGCTTTTTTCTCGGTGCTGGCGCAGCTTTTCTTTGGCGGCGCTTCATTTCTGAGCCCCATGCTTTACAGTTATCTGGTGCTCAATGTGCATTCGGGCCGCTCGGGTTTTTTGATTGATATACTAAATAACCTGGTTCCTGAAAACCTGAAATGGGTGTCGCTTTACTGGGTTTTTGCCGTAATAGCATTGCTAATGGTGGTGGTGATTGCATTGGTAAAATTTCCGAAAGTGGATCTGCTGGAAGATGAGCGCATGGATGTTGGCCATTCCTTTAAAGAGCTTGCCGCCAACAAATCGGTCTGGCTGTTTTTTTTGGGCATCTTTGCTTATGTAGGAACGGAGCAAGGCATAGCGAACTGGATTTCCCAATTTTTACAAACCTATCATCATGTGGATCCTGCCACAGACGGCGCTGCCGTTATTTCCTATTTCTGGGGCTTGCTTACAGTCGGTTGCTTCCTGGGATTGGTGCTTTTGAAAATATTCGATAGCCGTAAAGTGCTGATTTTCTTCACTTCGGGAGCGATTGTCGCATTGGGCTTTGCATTATTTGGATCCAAAACGGTTGCTATGAATGCATTTCCGGTCACCGGGTTTTTTGCTTCTGTTATGTATTCTGTGATTTTTTCCCTCGCGTTAAATTCTGTTCCCAGGCATCACGGGACGTTTTCCGGTATATTGTGCGCTGGGATTGCGGGTGGGGCCGTTGTGCCTTTGATCGTCGGTGGGCTGGGGGAGCTGTTTGGTTTACAAATGGCCATGTTATTCCTTTTTGTGCCACTCGCTTACATTTTTAGCATTGGCATCTGGGCAAGGCCGCTGGTTAATAATGATACGATTACGAGCATTAAGGAAATCTTCTGA
- a CDS encoding family 20 glycosylhydrolase: protein MKRIFLYQLVIVCFFLLAGCSRTGDVTKEQAQKIGVSWKLVSNFIEPAHSFDAKFTLKNGSDFTLDGSNWALFFNMSPRPIQSNKTPQPAIIEHLNGDWYKMVAAKDFKLAPGDSIIINYTGTEGVIKETDAPMGLYFVFYDKEGKEKEIVQVRDFTVEPFVAKEQIMRGKDDLVPLPTAEQRYKDNLKFTKLGAEQLLKIIPSPVKMSARTEAFTLDNKANVFYQKGLEKEAKYLIEKLKAVTGTDFPIREGLPTTTTPEAPSIVLNTGTVSVNGIAKEAYKLSVNAGGVNITGSDAAGVFYGIQSLMQLVPTESYQKPAASILLGHVQVEDAPRFHFRSMHLDVGRNFQTKETIKRVLDLLASYKVNHFLFYTTEDEGWRVEIDGLPELTEIGAHRAHTSGINASALHPAYGSGPVANDEGKFGSGYYTRADFIEILKYANDRHIKVIPEVNFPGHALAAIKSMEARYDRLMKEGKEKEANEYRLIDPDDKSVYLSAQAYKNNTVSVARESTYHFFEKVVDEFAKMYKEAGLTMDTFHTGGDEVAEGAWTKSPMAIKLKNEHPDIKEFRDLQTYFFRKLLPRLEKRNLKVHGWEEVALTKTNAGIYNANPEFVGHPVVPYVWNNVYDVDLGNRLANAGYQVVLCNVTNFYFDMSYNNDPKEPGLYWGGFVDTRDNWAFAPFNMFRTTEETALGKPMKEEFNGKQQMKPEARKNVIGIEAQLWCETVKGRDMMEYSILPKLMGFAESAWAAERPWENVADDAARKKMISEGWNVFANSIAQRHMPRMSFVNGGYNYRLPMPGAIVEDGMLKANVELPGLAIRYTTDGSEPTAKSPVFEAPVKAAGTIRLKSFDMAGRSSRTSVVTAQ from the coding sequence ATGAAGAGAATATTTCTTTATCAGCTCGTTATCGTTTGTTTTTTCCTGTTGGCCGGCTGTTCACGCACCGGTGATGTTACCAAAGAACAAGCGCAGAAAATTGGCGTTTCGTGGAAACTCGTTTCTAATTTCATAGAACCGGCCCACAGCTTTGACGCGAAATTTACCCTGAAAAATGGCAGCGATTTTACGCTCGACGGCAGCAACTGGGCGCTGTTTTTCAACATGTCGCCGCGTCCGATCCAGAGCAATAAAACACCTCAGCCGGCCATCATCGAGCATTTGAATGGGGATTGGTATAAAATGGTCGCCGCGAAAGATTTCAAACTGGCGCCCGGTGATTCTATAATCATTAATTACACCGGAACAGAGGGTGTTATAAAGGAAACGGATGCGCCCATGGGCTTGTATTTTGTTTTTTATGACAAAGAAGGCAAAGAGAAGGAGATCGTGCAGGTTAGGGATTTTACCGTGGAGCCATTTGTTGCTAAGGAGCAGATTATGAGAGGAAAGGATGATCTGGTGCCGCTTCCAACCGCCGAACAGCGTTATAAAGACAATTTGAAATTCACCAAGCTGGGCGCAGAACAATTGCTGAAAATTATTCCTAGCCCAGTGAAAATGAGTGCTCGCACTGAGGCATTTACATTGGATAATAAAGCCAATGTGTTTTACCAGAAGGGCCTTGAAAAAGAAGCGAAATACTTAATTGAAAAACTAAAAGCGGTCACTGGAACTGACTTTCCGATCCGTGAAGGGTTGCCAACAACAACCACGCCCGAGGCTCCTTCTATTGTTTTAAACACGGGAACCGTTTCTGTAAATGGGATTGCTAAGGAAGCGTATAAGCTAAGCGTTAATGCGGGTGGCGTGAACATTACAGGCAGCGATGCGGCCGGAGTTTTTTATGGAATTCAAAGCCTTATGCAGCTTGTGCCGACTGAGTCTTATCAAAAACCAGCCGCGTCCATTTTGCTGGGCCATGTGCAGGTTGAGGATGCACCGCGTTTCCATTTTAGAAGCATGCATCTGGATGTGGGCCGGAATTTTCAGACAAAGGAAACCATCAAGCGCGTTCTCGATTTGCTTGCATCTTATAAAGTCAATCACTTTTTGTTTTATACAACCGAGGACGAAGGCTGGCGTGTGGAAATTGACGGGTTACCCGAGCTAACGGAAATAGGCGCGCACCGTGCACATACGTCCGGAATCAATGCTTCGGCGCTGCATCCTGCTTATGGATCAGGGCCTGTCGCGAATGATGAGGGTAAATTCGGAAGCGGTTATTACACCCGTGCCGATTTTATTGAAATACTCAAATATGCCAATGATAGGCACATTAAGGTGATCCCGGAAGTAAATTTCCCTGGTCACGCGCTAGCGGCCATTAAGTCTATGGAAGCACGTTATGATCGCTTAATGAAGGAAGGCAAGGAAAAAGAAGCGAATGAATATCGCCTGATCGATCCGGACGACAAGTCGGTTTACCTCTCGGCCCAGGCTTATAAGAACAATACGGTAAGTGTTGCACGCGAATCCACTTATCATTTCTTTGAGAAAGTGGTGGATGAATTTGCCAAAATGTACAAAGAGGCGGGCTTAACGATGGACACATTTCACACCGGCGGTGATGAAGTTGCCGAAGGTGCCTGGACCAAGTCACCCATGGCCATTAAATTGAAAAACGAGCATCCGGATATCAAAGAATTCCGGGATTTGCAGACTTACTTTTTCAGGAAATTATTGCCGAGGCTTGAAAAGCGCAATCTAAAAGTGCATGGCTGGGAGGAAGTTGCATTAACCAAAACCAATGCAGGGATTTACAATGCTAACCCTGAATTTGTGGGTCATCCTGTTGTTCCTTATGTCTGGAACAATGTGTATGATGTGGATCTGGGCAATCGCCTCGCTAATGCGGGCTATCAGGTGGTGCTTTGTAATGTGACAAATTTTTATTTCGACATGTCCTATAACAATGATCCAAAAGAACCGGGCTTGTACTGGGGCGGATTTGTGGATACGCGTGATAACTGGGCGTTCGCACCATTCAATATGTTCCGGACGACAGAGGAAACGGCTTTGGGCAAACCCATGAAGGAGGAGTTCAACGGGAAGCAGCAGATGAAACCGGAAGCGCGAAAAAATGTGATCGGGATTGAAGCGCAGCTTTGGTGCGAGACGGTTAAGGGTCGCGACATGATGGAATATTCAATTTTGCCCAAACTAATGGGTTTCGCAGAAAGCGCGTGGGCGGCGGAGCGTCCGTGGGAAAATGTGGCGGATGATGCCGCAAGGAAGAAAATGATCAGTGAGGGCTGGAATGTGTTTGCAAACAGCATTGCGCAGCGCCATATGCCAAGAATGAGCTTTGTTAATGGCGGTTATAATTACAGGCTTCCTATGCCGGGCGCCATCGTTGAGGACGGCATGCTGAAAGCCAATGTAGAGCTGCCGGGACTTGCTATCCGTTACACAACGGACGGCTCGGAGCCTACTGCCAAATCCCCGGTGTTCGAAGCACCGGTAAAAGCGGCCGGAACGATCAGGCTGAAAAGCTTCGATATGGCTGGCAGATCAAGCCGTACGAGCGTTGTAACGGCTCAGTAA
- a CDS encoding acyltransferase family protein has product MTNETGTFTRLLSLDAMRGFTIAAMIMVNFPGSEAFVFPTLRHSKWNGLTFTDLIAPVFLFIVGVSIAFAYSKRLERGDAKTPLYQKIVFRSLKIFAVGMFLNLLPHFDFSDLRYAGTLHRIAIVFLFCAILFLNTTWKQQASIGLAILILYWLAMTLIPTPGTGKVMLEPGSNLAAWVDQQYLPGKMWQGNWDPEGILSTFPSFVTGITGMLAGRLMLSNIKPHEKVNYMMVTGFFSCAAGYFWNLTFPTNENLWTSSFVLVTSGFAAMLLGTLYFLMDISGRTKGTAPGIIFGANAITIYVLADIFALFFYLYKINGHTVNTHAVNTLVNIGFNPQLASLLYALFFVGINFIPAYILYRRKIFIKL; this is encoded by the coding sequence ATGACAAACGAAACAGGAACATTCACAAGACTGCTTTCCCTCGACGCCATGCGCGGCTTCACCATTGCCGCCATGATCATGGTCAATTTTCCCGGCAGCGAAGCATTCGTCTTTCCTACATTGCGCCACTCCAAATGGAACGGACTAACATTTACAGACCTGATCGCGCCCGTTTTCCTGTTTATTGTCGGTGTTTCCATTGCATTTGCCTATTCCAAAAGGCTCGAACGCGGGGACGCGAAAACGCCGTTGTATCAAAAAATCGTCTTCCGTTCTTTGAAAATTTTTGCCGTTGGAATGTTCTTGAACCTGCTCCCCCATTTCGACTTTTCGGACCTGCGTTATGCCGGCACATTGCACCGGATCGCCATTGTTTTCCTTTTCTGCGCCATTTTGTTCCTAAACACAACCTGGAAACAGCAAGCATCCATCGGCTTGGCGATATTGATTTTATACTGGCTGGCCATGACACTCATCCCGACGCCGGGAACGGGTAAAGTAATGTTGGAGCCCGGCAGTAATCTGGCTGCCTGGGTGGATCAGCAATATTTGCCCGGGAAAATGTGGCAGGGAAACTGGGATCCCGAAGGCATACTAAGCACTTTTCCATCCTTCGTGACAGGCATTACGGGCATGCTGGCGGGCAGGTTGATGCTAAGCAATATTAAGCCCCACGAAAAAGTCAATTATATGATGGTAACGGGCTTCTTCAGCTGTGCAGCGGGCTATTTCTGGAACCTTACTTTTCCAACCAACGAAAATCTCTGGACAAGCTCTTTTGTGCTGGTAACGTCCGGTTTCGCAGCTATGCTCCTAGGCACGCTTTACTTTTTGATGGATATTTCAGGAAGAACAAAGGGAACCGCTCCCGGAATTATTTTCGGTGCAAATGCGATCACGATTTATGTGCTGGCGGATATTTTTGCCTTGTTTTTTTATTTGTATAAAATCAATGGACATACCGTTAATACACACGCTGTCAACACATTAGTCAACATTGGTTTTAATCCGCAGCTGGCTAGTTTGCTTTATGCATTGTTCTTCGTTGGCATCAATTTCATTCCCGCTTACATTTTGTACAGGAGAAAGATTTTTATCAAACTATAA
- a CDS encoding nucleoside hydrolase, which translates to MRKILLVLCLLSCSHIYAQTGGRLPKTLILDTDIGPDYDDVGAMAVLHALADKGEVRPLAVIASNKNEFVVPTIDILNTYFGRPELPTGAPKGEAAPTYGATQKWPEMLVEKYPHKIKTTADAEDAVTVYRKILAKQPDQSVTIVTIGFLTNLADLLDSKPDEHSQLSGVNLVRKKVNGLVSMAGKFPAGREYNVYVDSLASQKVFTEWPTEIIFSGFEIGQEIRTGVHVIANERLKSPVKDAYQLAMSKSEGDANGRQSWDQTAVLVGVRGVQPYFGLKRGKIIIKDGNNTWQDDPMGPHAYLTPNMPTPQLTALIEGLMMWEGKK; encoded by the coding sequence ATGCGTAAAATATTACTAGTCCTCTGTCTTTTAAGTTGTTCCCACATTTATGCTCAAACCGGAGGCAGGCTTCCCAAAACATTAATCCTTGATACGGACATTGGCCCGGATTATGATGATGTAGGAGCCATGGCCGTGCTGCACGCATTGGCAGATAAGGGCGAAGTAAGGCCGCTGGCAGTGATTGCCTCTAATAAAAATGAATTTGTAGTCCCGACCATTGACATCCTGAATACTTACTTTGGACGACCGGAGCTGCCAACAGGAGCGCCGAAAGGCGAGGCCGCCCCAACTTATGGTGCCACTCAGAAATGGCCCGAAATGTTGGTTGAAAAATATCCGCATAAGATCAAAACAACGGCTGATGCGGAGGATGCTGTGACGGTTTATCGCAAAATTTTAGCCAAACAGCCCGATCAAAGTGTCACAATCGTAACCATCGGTTTTTTGACGAACCTTGCCGATTTGCTCGATTCCAAGCCGGATGAGCATTCGCAGCTATCGGGCGTGAACCTTGTAAGAAAAAAAGTTAACGGGCTGGTAAGCATGGCCGGCAAATTCCCCGCCGGACGCGAGTATAATGTGTATGTGGATTCCCTGGCTTCACAAAAAGTATTTACGGAATGGCCTACGGAGATCATTTTCAGTGGTTTTGAGATCGGGCAGGAGATTCGTACGGGCGTGCATGTGATCGCGAACGAACGGTTGAAAAGCCCGGTGAAGGACGCATATCAATTAGCGATGTCTAAAAGCGAGGGTGATGCCAATGGTCGTCAAAGCTGGGACCAGACTGCCGTGCTGGTGGGTGTCCGTGGTGTACAGCCTTATTTTGGATTGAAACGGGGAAAGATCATTATTAAGGATGGCAACAACACGTGGCAGGATGATCCCATGGGCCCACACGCTTATCTCACACCCAACATGCCCACGCCCCAGCTCACTGCATTGATAGAGGGCTTAATGATGTGGGAAGGCAAAAAATAG
- a CDS encoding shikimate dehydrogenase family protein, with amino-acid sequence MNLYGLIGFPLTHSFSKRYFTDKFLREKIRESSYELFEMNSLEGLTTLLKNKTDLKGLNVTIPFKTEVIAYLDDLDDASAERIGAVNTIKIYADGSTKGFNTDYYGFRQSLEEWMDKRGEKCSNFSALVLGNGGAAKAVQVALQDMHMDYKLVSRQKSDNSIMYEELTEEIMNSYLLIINTTPLGMYPKVEECPDIPYQFLTKKHYLYDLVYNPAETLFLKKGIEKGAAVQNGLKMLELQAEKAWEIWTQEENLWSV; translated from the coding sequence ATGAACTTATACGGCTTAATTGGATTTCCCCTGACGCATTCTTTTTCCAAGCGATATTTTACGGACAAATTTCTCCGCGAGAAGATCCGGGAAAGCAGCTACGAACTGTTTGAAATGAATTCACTGGAAGGCCTGACCACACTGCTGAAAAATAAGACGGATCTGAAAGGTTTAAATGTGACAATTCCTTTCAAAACCGAGGTGATCGCCTATCTGGATGATCTGGATGATGCTTCCGCAGAACGGATTGGGGCTGTTAATACAATAAAAATATACGCCGACGGCAGTACAAAAGGGTTCAACACAGACTATTACGGATTTCGCCAGTCATTGGAAGAATGGATGGACAAGCGCGGTGAAAAGTGCAGCAATTTTAGTGCATTGGTTTTGGGAAATGGCGGAGCGGCTAAGGCCGTGCAAGTTGCCTTGCAAGACATGCACATGGATTATAAGCTGGTTTCGAGGCAAAAAAGTGATAACTCGATCATGTATGAAGAATTGACAGAAGAAATCATGAATTCGTATTTGCTGATCATTAATACAACTCCGCTGGGCATGTATCCGAAAGTTGAAGAATGCCCCGACATTCCATATCAGTTTTTAACCAAAAAACATTATTTGTACGATCTGGTTTACAATCCTGCGGAAACATTGTTTTTGAAAAAAGGAATTGAAAAAGGCGCTGCTGTGCAGAATGGCTTAAAAATGCTTGAATTACAAGCAGAAAAAGCCTGGGAAATCTGGACGCAGGAAGAAAATTTGTGGAGCGTTTAA
- the ribD gene encoding bifunctional diaminohydroxyphosphoribosylaminopyrimidine deaminase/5-amino-6-(5-phosphoribosylamino)uracil reductase RibD has protein sequence MEADIQWMRRALLLAGYGRGNVSPNPMVGCVIVHEGSIIGEGWHRQYGGPHAEVWAINDAESKGNAHLLPESTAYVTLEPCSHTGKTPPCADLIISKKLKKVIICNNDPNPLVSGRGIARMVEAGIEVEIGLLASEGLALNKRFFTAMGQKRPYVILKWAETADGFLGPETGDALRISGTLSNMRVHQWRTEEDAILIGYKTALMDNPRLNVRNWEGRDPVRVVLDRHLQLPATLHLFNKIQSTIVVNYLQESTLPDSPERYSVSSDPSYLKVNPGAGEIEQMLKGLLARKIQSVFVEGGAAVISAFLQTGLWDEIRRCQGPAVIGNGVKAPIATGVLRESEIVEKDLWTHYSRI, from the coding sequence ATGGAGGCAGATATTCAATGGATGAGACGGGCTTTGCTGCTTGCCGGGTATGGTCGGGGGAATGTCAGCCCTAACCCGATGGTGGGTTGTGTGATTGTTCATGAAGGCAGCATTATCGGTGAAGGATGGCATCGGCAATATGGCGGTCCGCATGCAGAAGTTTGGGCCATTAACGACGCTGAATCAAAGGGAAATGCACATTTACTGCCCGAATCGACTGCCTATGTCACGCTTGAACCTTGCTCGCATACGGGCAAAACGCCTCCGTGCGCAGACCTGATCATTAGTAAAAAACTCAAAAAAGTGATCATTTGTAATAATGATCCCAATCCATTGGTTTCTGGAAGAGGGATTGCGCGGATGGTTGAGGCTGGAATTGAGGTCGAAATTGGTTTGCTGGCTTCGGAAGGTTTGGCGCTGAATAAGCGTTTCTTCACTGCTATGGGGCAAAAGAGACCTTATGTGATCCTGAAATGGGCTGAGACGGCGGACGGATTTTTAGGCCCCGAAACGGGTGATGCCCTGCGGATCAGCGGAACGCTTTCAAACATGCGCGTGCATCAATGGCGGACTGAGGAAGACGCTATTTTAATAGGTTATAAAACGGCACTGATGGACAATCCGCGCCTGAATGTGCGTAACTGGGAAGGCCGTGATCCCGTTCGTGTTGTTCTTGACAGGCACTTGCAGCTTCCGGCAACTTTGCATTTGTTCAATAAGATACAGTCGACCATTGTTGTTAATTATTTGCAAGAAAGCACCTTGCCGGATTCTCCTGAACGTTATTCAGTAAGCTCTGACCCGAGTTATTTGAAGGTAAATCCAGGTGCTGGCGAAATTGAGCAAATGCTGAAAGGATTGTTGGCAAGGAAAATCCAGTCTGTTTTCGTAGAAGGCGGTGCGGCAGTGATCAGTGCATTTCTGCAAACCGGATTATGGGACGAAATCCGTCGCTGCCAGGGTCCCGCTGTTATTGGTAATGGCGTAAAAGCGCCGATTGCAACCGGCGTTTTACGCGAATCTGAAATAGTCGAAAAGGATCTCTGGACTCATTATTCCCGCATTTAA
- the prmC gene encoding peptide chain release factor N(5)-glutamine methyltransferase, with protein sequence MTSARQLYQYILKGITVYPEKEAQAITFMLLEHYMRLRNIDVLVDRPVAENTAQPDWNTIISRLNDNEPVQHIIGSTEFCGLEFRVSSSVLIPRPETEELVRMVTRDYAEPDKNISILDIGTGSGCIAIVLARFLPHVSVHAWDVSDEALEVARENARQLIADVTFAKQDMLNVTFPLPGNIIQFDCLVSNPPYVTYSEQEHMRPNVLRFEPHEALFVEDSDPLLFYKAIADFGIHHLKPEGKCYVEINEHFGAGTKQVFEERNYKNVEILRDIHGKDRFVRAIWK encoded by the coding sequence ATGACTTCGGCACGTCAGTTATATCAATATATCTTAAAAGGCATTACCGTATATCCCGAAAAAGAAGCTCAGGCAATCACTTTTATGTTGCTTGAGCATTATATGAGACTTCGCAATATTGATGTACTCGTGGACAGACCGGTGGCGGAAAACACCGCACAACCCGACTGGAACACCATTATCAGTCGGCTGAATGACAACGAACCCGTTCAGCATATCATCGGGTCAACCGAATTTTGCGGACTCGAATTCCGTGTTTCATCGTCTGTGCTAATCCCGCGTCCCGAAACGGAAGAGCTGGTAAGAATGGTGACCCGCGACTATGCCGAGCCGGATAAAAACATCAGCATTCTGGACATTGGAACGGGCAGCGGCTGTATCGCTATCGTGCTCGCCCGCTTCCTGCCGCACGTTTCCGTGCATGCCTGGGATGTGTCGGATGAAGCGCTTGAAGTTGCGCGGGAAAATGCACGCCAGCTGATTGCAGACGTTACATTTGCCAAACAAGACATGTTGAATGTGACCTTCCCGTTACCCGGCAACATTATCCAGTTTGATTGCCTTGTAAGCAATCCGCCCTACGTAACATATTCAGAACAAGAGCATATGCGCCCAAATGTTCTGCGTTTTGAGCCCCACGAGGCGTTATTTGTAGAAGACAGTGACCCATTGCTATTTTACAAAGCCATTGCAGATTTTGGCATACACCATTTAAAACCTGAAGGAAAGTGCTATGTAGAGATCAACGAGCATTTCGGTGCAGGCACCAAGCAGGTTTTTGAAGAAAGAAATTACAAAAACGTCGAAATCCTGCGGGACATTCACGGAAAAGATCGCTTCGTAAGGGCGATCTGGAAGTAA
- a CDS encoding AAA family ATPase has protein sequence MYIEKIKDVLNEMGKVVVGQDKLLNRLLIGLFTGGHILLEGVPGLAKTLTINVMAKVLHLDFKRIQFTPDLLPADLIGTMIYKPKIGDYEVKKGPIFSNIILADEVNRSPAKVQSALLEAMQEKQVTIGDETYLLDRPFVVLATQNPVEQEGTYPLPEAQIDRFMMKVYVDYLEKDKELEVMRRMSDINYDYQIKPILNKEDIFAIRDNVNKVNISETLEKYIIELVFATRRPLEYGLRDEARYIQFGVSPRATIYLNRAAKALAYLEGRDYVLPEDIKELAPDIMNHRILLNYEAEADGVRTMAIIDSILRKVAIG, from the coding sequence ATGTATATAGAGAAAATAAAGGATGTGCTGAATGAGATGGGCAAAGTGGTTGTGGGGCAGGATAAACTGCTCAATAGACTGCTGATTGGCCTTTTCACAGGCGGCCACATTCTGCTCGAAGGAGTTCCCGGGCTGGCCAAAACGCTGACGATCAATGTTATGGCGAAAGTGCTGCATTTGGATTTCAAAAGAATCCAGTTTACACCCGACTTATTGCCTGCCGATTTGATAGGAACAATGATCTACAAGCCAAAAATTGGCGACTATGAGGTAAAAAAAGGGCCTATTTTCTCTAACATTATTCTGGCCGACGAAGTGAACCGTTCGCCTGCGAAAGTTCAATCTGCTTTGCTGGAAGCGATGCAGGAAAAACAGGTGACGATCGGAGACGAAACTTATCTGCTCGACCGGCCATTTGTAGTGCTTGCAACCCAAAACCCGGTGGAGCAGGAAGGAACTTATCCGCTTCCGGAAGCACAGATCGACCGTTTTATGATGAAAGTTTATGTCGATTATCTGGAAAAAGACAAAGAACTGGAAGTCATGCGCCGCATGTCGGACATTAATTATGATTACCAGATCAAACCGATCCTGAACAAGGAAGACATTTTCGCGATCCGTGACAATGTGAATAAAGTGAACATTTCTGAAACGCTCGAAAAATACATTATCGAGCTGGTTTTCGCAACACGCCGCCCGCTGGAATACGGACTTCGTGATGAGGCGCGTTACATTCAGTTTGGCGTTTCGCCCCGAGCCACTATTTACCTGAACCGGGCTGCAAAAGCGCTCGCGTATCTGGAAGGACGTGATTATGTACTGCCCGAAGACATTAAGGAGCTCGCGCCGGACATTATGAACCACCGGATCTTACTCAACTATGAAGCAGAAGCAGACGGCGTCCGGACAATGGCCATTATTGATTCCATTCTCCGGAAAGTAGCCATCGGTTAG
- the yidD gene encoding membrane protein insertion efficiency factor YidD, with protein sequence MKFLLIGLVRIYQGVLSPYLPNSCRYTPTCSQYMIEAIQKHGVVKGTWLGLKRFSRCHPWGGHGHDPVP encoded by the coding sequence ATGAAATTTTTACTCATTGGGTTGGTTCGGATTTACCAGGGCGTGCTGTCCCCTTACCTGCCAAATTCTTGTCGTTATACGCCCACTTGTTCGCAGTATATGATTGAGGCAATTCAGAAGCATGGCGTCGTAAAAGGCACCTGGCTGGGCCTCAAACGCTTTTCCCGATGTCATCCCTGGGGCGGTCACGGGCACGATCCGGTTCCCTAA